A single region of the Marinobacter salinus genome encodes:
- a CDS encoding agmatine deiminase family protein, translating to MTSRRVLPAEWAPQSAVMLTWPHPGTDWADRLDEAESVFTNIAKAVLRFEHLIISCEHVVKLQDLDRDLNAYAEHNRLPGRVRSVPAPANDTWARDHGPITVQGENGPTLLDFRFNAWGGKFACEKDNALNLHIANAGAFGDTPLVPMEFVLEGGSIESDGDGTLLTTSECLLTPTRNPSHDRTAIERLLSEWLGADRVLWLNHGYLAGDDTDSHIDTLARFCAPGHICYVSCPDVADEHYSALAAMEEELQEFRQSDGSSYKLTPLPWPDPLLNEDGERLPATYANFLIINGAVLLPIYGVRQDEDAIAVMKSIFPDREIIPINCNALIRQHGSLHCVTMQIPAGVVTP from the coding sequence GTGACATCCAGACGCGTGTTGCCCGCTGAGTGGGCCCCGCAAAGTGCCGTAATGCTGACCTGGCCTCACCCCGGAACAGATTGGGCTGACCGTCTTGACGAGGCGGAATCGGTCTTTACCAACATCGCCAAAGCCGTTCTCAGGTTCGAACATCTGATCATTAGCTGCGAACATGTGGTAAAGCTTCAGGATCTGGACCGGGACCTCAACGCTTACGCTGAGCACAATCGTCTCCCAGGCCGAGTCCGTTCAGTGCCAGCTCCCGCCAATGACACGTGGGCCAGGGACCATGGGCCGATCACCGTGCAGGGCGAAAACGGACCGACGCTCCTGGACTTTCGTTTTAACGCCTGGGGCGGCAAATTTGCCTGTGAAAAAGACAATGCTCTCAACCTGCATATTGCCAACGCTGGTGCCTTTGGAGATACGCCTCTGGTACCCATGGAATTTGTTCTCGAGGGTGGCTCGATTGAATCTGATGGTGATGGAACATTGCTGACCACCAGCGAGTGCCTGCTGACACCGACCCGCAACCCCTCCCACGATCGCACAGCGATTGAACGACTTTTGTCCGAATGGCTCGGAGCGGACCGGGTCCTCTGGCTGAACCATGGTTATCTGGCGGGGGACGACACCGACAGCCACATAGATACCCTCGCCCGTTTTTGTGCACCTGGCCATATTTGTTACGTATCCTGCCCCGACGTTGCCGACGAGCACTACAGTGCCCTGGCCGCCATGGAAGAAGAGTTACAGGAGTTTCGCCAAAGCGACGGGAGCTCCTACAAACTGACCCCACTGCCCTGGCCGGACCCCTTACTCAATGAGGATGGGGAGCGTCTGCCGGCAACCTATGCAAACTTCCTTATCATCAACGGCGCAGTCTTATTGCCGATCTATGGTGTTCGTCAGGACGAAGATGCGATTGCGGTCATGAAGAGTATTTTCCCGGACCGGGAGATCATTCCCATCAATTGCAACGCTCTGATTCGTCAGCACGGAAGCCTGCACTGCGTCACGATGCAAATTCCTGCAGGAGTCGTCACCCCATGA
- a CDS encoding PilZ domain-containing protein yields MPSPNTPSQPAEHSPERRDFFRIEDRIGLEIRKLSPTALPEEAFDGDHLESLKAEFRRLDQDVKSQLTSLAEKDRLLTGLIKSLNSKLDTLARIMAFEQNPLQPEDWQDVTLSEGGLAFTSSTPAWKPGDRLAVRMTLPPELFQPQATARVLEVIPDTRGGARIHTEFVRIQDSDRQQIAKHVMRWQIRQRQKG; encoded by the coding sequence ATGCCGTCACCGAACACCCCTAGCCAACCCGCGGAACATTCACCCGAACGCCGGGACTTTTTCCGCATCGAAGATCGGATCGGTCTGGAAATCCGAAAGCTCTCACCAACAGCGCTCCCGGAGGAGGCATTCGACGGCGATCACCTCGAAAGCCTGAAAGCGGAATTCAGACGACTGGATCAGGACGTGAAATCCCAGCTTACCAGCCTCGCCGAAAAGGACCGCCTTCTGACGGGCCTGATCAAATCACTGAACAGCAAGCTGGACACGCTGGCGCGCATTATGGCCTTTGAGCAAAATCCGTTGCAACCGGAGGACTGGCAGGATGTGACCCTGAGCGAGGGCGGACTGGCCTTCACCAGCAGCACGCCAGCCTGGAAACCTGGCGACCGGCTTGCCGTCCGCATGACGCTTCCACCGGAGCTTTTTCAGCCCCAGGCAACGGCCCGTGTTCTGGAGGTAATCCCGGACACCAGAGGCGGGGCACGGATTCACACGGAGTTTGTCCGCATTCAGGACAGTGACCGCCAACAAATCGCCAAGCATGTGATGCGTTGGCAAATCCGCCAGCGCCAAAAAGGATAG
- a CDS encoding lipoprotein-releasing ABC transporter permease subunit produces MFRPLSFYIGLRYTAAKRRNHFISFISLTSMIGLMLGVGVLIIVLSVMNGFDRELKQRILGMVPHAVIEGTGPLEDWETVDRQVEEHPRVLAAAPFIQGQGMVTGGANVRGVMLNGVLPEQEKTVSIIEKHMIKGSLDDLHPGEFGIIIGQLMASSLRLDLGDKVTVVLPEASVTPAGVLPRLKRFTVKGVFSVGAELDGNYTLVHMADAAKLMRTGGKAQGVRLLVDDLFAAPKVAEEAARMLNGRYFISDWTRTHGNLFQAIRMEKTMIGLLLMFIVAVAAFNIVSTLVMVVTDKTADIAILRTMGATPGRIMRIFIVQGAVIGVFGTLIGTALGVLGALNISAFISWLEGALGHKFLSADVYFISYLPSQLQWQDVYIISGAGLAMSLLATIYPAWRASRIDPAEALRYE; encoded by the coding sequence ATGTTCAGACCCTTATCGTTTTACATAGGCTTACGTTACACGGCAGCGAAACGCCGTAATCACTTCATATCGTTTATCTCGCTGACCTCCATGATCGGTCTCATGCTCGGTGTGGGAGTCCTGATCATCGTTCTGTCTGTCATGAATGGGTTTGACCGGGAACTGAAACAGCGAATTCTGGGCATGGTGCCTCATGCGGTTATTGAAGGCACTGGCCCGTTAGAGGACTGGGAGACGGTGGATCGACAGGTAGAGGAGCACCCAAGGGTGCTGGCTGCAGCACCGTTCATACAGGGCCAGGGTATGGTTACCGGTGGCGCTAATGTGCGGGGCGTCATGCTAAACGGTGTGTTGCCAGAGCAGGAGAAAACCGTATCGATTATCGAGAAGCACATGATAAAGGGCAGTCTCGATGATCTGCATCCCGGCGAGTTCGGCATCATTATCGGGCAGTTGATGGCTTCAAGTCTCCGGCTCGACCTGGGAGACAAGGTTACGGTGGTTCTGCCCGAAGCATCTGTTACCCCCGCTGGGGTGTTGCCCAGGCTTAAGCGCTTCACTGTAAAGGGGGTTTTCAGTGTTGGCGCAGAACTGGACGGCAATTACACGCTTGTGCACATGGCTGATGCTGCAAAACTGATGCGGACCGGGGGCAAGGCCCAGGGTGTGCGGTTGCTCGTTGATGACCTGTTTGCTGCCCCAAAGGTTGCGGAAGAAGCAGCCCGGATGCTCAATGGTCGCTACTTCATCTCCGACTGGACACGGACCCATGGCAATCTTTTTCAGGCCATTCGAATGGAAAAGACGATGATTGGCCTCCTGTTGATGTTCATTGTCGCGGTGGCGGCTTTCAACATTGTGTCGACACTGGTGATGGTAGTGACCGACAAGACGGCGGACATTGCCATCCTGCGGACTATGGGCGCCACTCCCGGGCGCATTATGCGCATCTTCATTGTACAAGGTGCGGTGATCGGCGTGTTCGGGACGCTGATCGGAACCGCGCTGGGGGTGCTCGGTGCCTTGAATATCAGTGCCTTTATTTCCTGGCTTGAGGGAGCTCTGGGACATAAATTCCTGAGCGCCGACGTCTATTTCATCAGCTATTTGCCGTCACAGCTGCAGTGGCAGGACGTGTACATAATAAGCGGTGCCGGTCTTGCAATGAGCTTGCTGGCGACGATTTATCCCGCTTGGCGTGCGTCGCGGATCGATCCGGCGGAGGCACTGCGCTATGAATAA
- a CDS encoding ABC transporter ATP-binding protein: MQEQPALVIDCRQVTRTYSEGPEKLTIFSDISLQVATGETVAIVGSSGAGKTTLLNLLGGLDKPSSGHISICGQDIHRLSEAGRARFRNRHLGFVYQFHHLLPEFPALENVMMPCVLGGIAVRDAKEKAEHVLDRVGLAGRLAHKPGELSGGERQRVAIARALVNEPECVLMDEPTGNLDEHTGEGVRALIESLRDQFGISFVMVTHDMKMARSLGRVLRLEQGRLVQEA; this comes from the coding sequence ATGCAAGAGCAGCCAGCCCTCGTGATTGATTGTCGCCAGGTAACCCGTACCTACAGCGAGGGGCCTGAAAAACTCACTATTTTCTCCGATATCTCGCTTCAGGTTGCCACAGGTGAGACGGTCGCTATTGTGGGTAGTAGTGGTGCCGGAAAGACCACCCTTCTGAATCTTCTGGGGGGGCTGGACAAACCTTCATCCGGGCATATTTCGATCTGTGGTCAGGATATTCACCGTCTTTCCGAGGCCGGCCGGGCCCGGTTCCGAAATCGCCATCTCGGTTTTGTTTACCAGTTTCATCACCTGCTGCCTGAATTTCCGGCATTGGAGAATGTGATGATGCCCTGCGTCCTGGGCGGTATTGCTGTCAGGGATGCCAAAGAAAAGGCCGAGCATGTTCTTGATCGGGTTGGGCTTGCCGGTCGTTTGGCTCACAAGCCGGGAGAGCTGTCTGGTGGGGAGCGTCAGCGTGTGGCCATTGCGCGTGCGCTGGTCAATGAGCCCGAGTGCGTGCTCATGGACGAACCCACCGGTAACCTGGATGAGCACACTGGAGAGGGGGTTCGCGCGTTGATTGAATCCTTGCGCGATCAGTTCGGCATTTCGTTTGTGATGGTAACCCACGACATGAAAATGGCGAGAAGTCTGGGCAGGGTCCTCAGGCTGGAGCAGGGCCGGCTGGTTCAGGAAGCATGA
- a CDS encoding DUF2062 domain-containing protein, with the protein MPKKFMKRYLPTPEKVQAMQSLRFLGDILHEPNLWHINRHSVARAFLVGIWFCFIPMPFQMIAAAFFAIWFNANLPLSVVLVWISNPVTMPPLFYFNYKVGAWALNRPVLNFDFHLSWSWLSDRLLDIGIPLYLGSLMVATVSACVAYLLIQYLWRRKIRSDWQTRRINRIKERNAKDHAS; encoded by the coding sequence ATGCCAAAGAAGTTCATGAAACGCTATCTGCCAACACCAGAGAAGGTGCAAGCGATGCAATCGTTACGCTTTCTCGGCGATATCCTTCATGAACCCAATCTGTGGCACATAAACCGTCACAGCGTGGCTCGTGCGTTCCTGGTTGGCATCTGGTTCTGTTTTATTCCCATGCCGTTCCAGATGATCGCCGCAGCTTTTTTTGCTATCTGGTTTAACGCAAACCTGCCACTGTCCGTGGTTTTGGTATGGATCAGCAACCCCGTCACCATGCCGCCACTTTTCTATTTCAACTACAAGGTGGGAGCCTGGGCACTCAACAGGCCGGTACTCAACTTCGACTTCCACCTTTCCTGGTCATGGCTCAGTGACCGGTTGCTGGACATCGGCATTCCCCTGTACCTGGGCTCACTGATGGTGGCCACAGTGTCCGCCTGCGTGGCCTATTTGCTCATTCAGTATCTGTGGCGCCGGAAGATCCGCTCGGACTGGCAGACAAGACGCATTAACCGCATCAAAGAGCGAAACGCGAAAGATCATGCTTCCTGA